A genomic region of Euleptes europaea isolate rEulEur1 unplaced genomic scaffold, rEulEur1.hap1 H_3, whole genome shotgun sequence contains the following coding sequences:
- the LOC130492929 gene encoding protocadherin gamma-A6-like, whose amino-acid sequence MGEIQKWWSSMNKGILQYFITLFVWKAVAGQIRYSIPEEMQKGSFVGNIAKDLGMDGKHLSEHGLRIVTRTGTIQYFALNFNSGILQTSERIDREAICGQAEKCILNLQVIMERKLKIYGIEVEITDINDNDPQFHPWEQELEISEAYTLGSRFDLPQAEDPDLGINSIQSYELTGSSHFSLQIQMEENGIRRAELVLDKLLDREEKSVHDLILTASDGGDPVRSGTAQIHVIVLDANDNAPVFSQPLYEATVPENIPKGSTITTVKAIDLDEGINGEIKYLFHKITNKFSQTFLLNSTTGEITLGGRLDYEDSSLYEFEVQAKDGGGLSDKSKVVIFITDLNDHAPELEVTYLTNDILENSPVGTVVAILDVQDGDSGVNGEVTCSIDPNIPFRLKKSMDNFYSLVTDNVLDREKATSYSITLTVTDHGIPPLSTATLIALSLVDANDNPPLFAESAYTSYLLENNLRGASIFSLRADDPDWEENSRITYSIMEGHDRSLLSSCLSINSETGVVYALTSFDYEEVQEISFWVKAQDGGSPPLSSNVSVSLLILDQNDNAPQILYPSSPTDGSTGVELAPHFSEPGYLVTKVVAVDADSGQNSWLSYQLLKATEPGLFTIGLHTGEIRTARFFLDKDALKQSLVVLVKDNGQPPLSASVTVTVVLANSIPESLSDISSISAPADPQSDLTFYLVVAVAFVSCLFFTFLLVLLALRLHRWRNSQLCTSGSMNFSGVPVSQFVGIDGVRAFLHSYCQEVSLTTDSRKKQFNNQQTCDTNEPIVTFEDLNINNGDQIVQVS is encoded by the coding sequence ATGGGAGAAATACAGAAGTGGTGGAGCAGCATGAACAAAGGCATCCTGCAATACTTCATCACCCTGTTCGTGTGGAAGGCAGTTGCTGGGCAGATTCGCTATTCCATTCCTGAAGAAATGCAGAAAGGCTCCTTTGTGGGGAATATCGCAAAGGATCTAGGAATGGAtggaaagcatctttctgaacacGGACTCCGGATTGTTACTAGGACAGGTACCATTCAGTATTTTGCTTTGAACTTCAACAGTGGCATTTTACAAACTTCAGAGAGAATAGACAGAGAGGCAATCTGTGGACAGGCAGAAAAGTGCATCTTAAATCTCCAAGTTATTATGGAGAGGAAATTAAAGATTTATGGAATAGAAGTGGAAATTACAGATATAAATGATAATGATCCTCAGTTCCATCCATGGGAACAGGAGCTTGAAATCAGCGAGGCATATACATTAGGGTCCCGTTTTGATCTTCCTCAAGCTGAAGATCCAGATCTGGGTATAAATTCAATACAGAGTTACGAACTCacaggcagcagccatttttctctgcaaatccaaatggaagaaaatggCATCAGACGTGCTGAATTGGTGTTGGATAAACTTCTGGATAGGgaagagaaatcagttcatgatCTGATCCTCACAGCTTCTGATGGAGGTGATCCAGTCAGATCCGGCACTGCTCAAATCCACGTAATAGTTCTAGATGCCAATGACAATGCTCCAGTTTTCAGCCAACCTCTTTATGAAGCCACAGTCCCAGAAAATATTCCTAAAGGATCCACAATAACTACAGTAAAAGCAAttgatctggatgaaggaattaATGGGGagataaaatatttattccacaaAATTACAAACAAATTTTCCCAAACATTTCTCCTTAACTCTACAACTGGTGAAATAACACTTGGAGGGAGACTCGATTATGAGGATTCTTCCTTATATGAATTTGAGGTACAAGCCAAAGACGGGGGAGGCCTGAGTGACAAATCAAAAGTTGTGATTTTCATTACAGACTTGAATGACCATGCACCTGAATTAGAGGTAACCTATCTCACCAATGACATCTTGGAGAATTCACCAGTTGGAACCGTTGTTGCAATTCTTGATGTGCAAGATGGTGATTCCGGAGTTAATGGGGAGGTCACATGCTCAATAGACCCAAACATCCCTTTTCGGCTGAAAAAATCCATGGATAACTTTTACAGTTTGGTGACAGACAATGTCCTGGATAGAGAGAAAGCAACATCCTACAGTATCACCCTCACAGTTACTGACCATGGGATTCCTCCTCTTTCTACAGCCACCTTGATAGCTCTAAGCCTTGTAGATGCAAATGACAATCCTCCCCTCTTTGCAGAATCTGCCTACACATCTTATCTCCTGGAGAATAATCTGAGAGGGGCCTCCATCTTTTCCTTGAGAGCAGATGATCCCGACTGGGAAGAGAATTCCAGAATAACATATTCCATCATGGAGGGTCATGATCGATCCCTTCTCTCATCATGCCTCTCCATTAATTCTGAAACTGGTGTTGTCTATGCCTTGACCTCTTTTGATTATGAAGAGGTGCAGGAGATCAGTTTCTGGGTTAAGGCCCAAGATGGAGGCTCCCCACCACTCAGCTCCAACGTCTCAGTGAGTCTCTTAATTTTAGATCAGAATGATAACGCCCCCCAGATCTTGTACCCTTCTAGCCCCACCGATGGCTCCACTGGAGTAGAGCTGGCCCCTCACTTTTCTGAGCCTGGATATCTGGTCACTAAGGTGGTGGCAGTGGATGCAGACTCTGGCCAGAACTCCTGGCTCTCTTATCAGCTACTGAAGGCCACAGAGCCAGGGCTCTTCACCATAGGACTCCACACTGGAGAGATCAGGACAGCTCGTTTCTTTCTGGACAAGGATGCTCTCAAGCAAAGCCTGGTGGTTTTAGTGAAGGACAAtgggcagccccctctctctgcctccgtCACAGTCACTGTGGTGCTGGCCAACAGCATCCCTGAAAGCCTCTCTGATATTAGCAGCATCTCAGCTCCTGCAGATCCCCAGTCGGACCTCACCTTCtacctggtggttgctgtggcttttgtctcctgcttgttttttaccttcctgcttgtgttACTGGCACTCAGACTTCACAGATGGAGAAATTCTCAGTTATGTACTTCTGGCAGTATGAATTTTAGTGGCGTCCCAGTTTCCCAGTTTGTGGGAATTGATGGAGTCCGAGCTTTTCTTCACTCTTATTGCCAAGAAGTTTCTCTCACCACAGACTCTAGGAAAAAACAGTTTAATAATCAGCAGACCTGTGACACAAATGAGCCTATCGTAACTTTTGAAGATTTAAATATTAACAATGGAGACCAAATAGTCCAGGTGAGTTGA